DNA from Corynebacterium stationis:
TTTATATCGCTTAGTTTTCTGCGCTGGAAAATTTTTAAAACAGCGCAGGTACGTGAAAGGACATTAACTTTAGTCATGGTGACTATTAATCGCGTTGCTGACCTCGAGGAGCTCATATCTTCCGCGGCATTGAAATTCATTGACGTCGTCGCACAAGCACAGTCTCTTAATGGAGGTGTCCATGGCGATGGTATTGCGCGAGTTGTACTCACCGGCGGTGGCGCTGGCATTGGCATGCTCAAGGAACTACGCCGCCTAGACCAAGCAGCGCGTGACCAGGGGGAAGATTTCCCTGCTTTGCGTATTGATTGGGAACGCATTCACATCTTCTTTGGTGATGAACGCAACGTTCCGGTTAGTGACCCAGACTCCAATGAGGGCCAGGCACGCGAAGCGCTTCTTGACCACGTCGATATCCCGAATCGTCACATCCACGGCTTTGATTTGGGCGCGATTTCCATGAGCTCAGCTGCCGATGCCTACGAAGAGGAACTGCGCGAATACGCACCCCAGGGCTTCGACCTTCATCTTCTGGGCATGGGTGGCGAAGGACATATCAATTCCCTTTTCCCGCATACTGATGCTGTGCGTGAACAGGAAGAATTTGTGGTCGCCGTGCATGATAGTCCGAAGCCACCATCAGAACGCTTAACACTCACGCTTCCGGCCATCGCTAAAGCGAAGCATGTCTGGTTGCTTGTTGCTGGTGAAGATAAAGCCGAGGCCGCAGCGCACGTGGCGGCTGGCTCCCCTGCCGAGGATTGGCCCGCCGCCGGTGCTCACGGTGCGGAGGAAACCATTCTCTTCCTCGCAGAGAACGCCGCTGGCAAACTGCCTAAATAAAATTCGGTTGTAAAACGTCCTAAGCCCCGCTCAGAATTCCTCTGAGCGGGGCTTAGTGCTTCCAGGAAAAAGCTTTAAGCGTAAGCTTGAATGAGGTTAAGGCCGATGATGCAGGCAAGCCAAATGATGACCATGACCACGGTGTAACGGTCGAGGTTCTTTTCCACCACGGTGGAACCAGAGAGGTTCGACTGAACGCCGCCACCGAAAAGGCTGGACAAGCCGCCGCCCTTGCCCTTGTGCAGCAAGACGAACACTGTCATCAAAATCGCGGCGATGACCAGTACGATTTGCAGAGTCAAAATCATTAATTAGCTACCTTGCATGTTGATATGAGATATTCGCTTCTGGCAATATTACACCATTGCCATCCGCTTGCGTTGAGCACGGCCCTAAGGCCACTAAACAGCGTTCGCAGCAGATGCCGCCAGCTTTGCGAATTCTTCACCACTGAGTGAAGCGCCGCCGACCAAGCCACCGTCTACGTCTGGCTTAGAGACAATTTCCGCGATGGTATCGGTCTTGGCGGAGCCACCGTACAGAATACGGATGCCGGCAGCGACATCGTCGCCAGCAAGTTCCTTGACCAATGCACGAATTGCTGCGCAAACCTCTTGGGCATCGTCAGCTGAGGCAACCTTGCCGGTACCAATTGCCCATACTGGTTCATAGGCAATGACAGTCTTCGCCAAAGCATCAGCATCCAGTCCGGCAAGCGACGCGCGGGTCTGTTCAACGACATAGTCGACGTGGGTGCCGGCTTCGCGAATCTCCAACGGCTCACCAACACAGACAATCGGAGACATGCCGTTTTCCAACGCTGCGGTGGCCTTCTTAGCAACCAGTTCGTCAGATTCATTGTGGTACTCGCGGCGCTCGGAGTGGCCGACAACGACGTAGGTGCAACCCAATGCAGACAACATTGCGCCAGATACTTCACCGGTGTACGCACCGGACTCGTGCTGCGAGATATCTTGGGCACCATAGGTGAATTTAAGCTTGTCGCCTTCTACAAGCGTCTGGGCGGTGCGGATATCGGTGAAAGGCACCAGGAAGGAGACATCTACCTTTTCGTAGTATTCCTTTGGCAAAGTAAAGGCGAACTTTTGCAGCTCACCGATAGTTTGCTTGTGGTTAAGATTCATCTTCCAGTTGCCAGCAATAAGTGGGGTACGCGCCATTAGACACACAT
Protein-coding regions in this window:
- the pgl gene encoding 6-phosphogluconolactonase: MVTINRVADLEELISSAALKFIDVVAQAQSLNGGVHGDGIARVVLTGGGAGIGMLKELRRLDQAARDQGEDFPALRIDWERIHIFFGDERNVPVSDPDSNEGQAREALLDHVDIPNRHIHGFDLGAISMSSAADAYEEELREYAPQGFDLHLLGMGGEGHINSLFPHTDAVREQEEFVVAVHDSPKPPSERLTLTLPAIAKAKHVWLLVAGEDKAEAAAHVAAGSPAEDWPAAGAHGAEETILFLAENAAGKLPK
- the tpiA gene encoding triose-phosphate isomerase, yielding MARTPLIAGNWKMNLNHKQTIGELQKFAFTLPKEYYEKVDVSFLVPFTDIRTAQTLVEGDKLKFTYGAQDISQHESGAYTGEVSGAMLSALGCTYVVVGHSERREYHNESDELVAKKATAALENGMSPIVCVGEPLEIREAGTHVDYVVEQTRASLAGLDADALAKTVIAYEPVWAIGTGKVASADDAQEVCAAIRALVKELAGDDVAAGIRILYGGSAKTDTIAEIVSKPDVDGGLVGGASLSGEEFAKLAASAANAV
- the secG gene encoding preprotein translocase subunit SecG, which encodes MILTLQIVLVIAAILMTVFVLLHKGKGGGLSSLFGGGVQSNLSGSTVVEKNLDRYTVVMVIIWLACIIGLNLIQAYA